In a single window of the Coffea eugenioides isolate CCC68of chromosome 3, Ceug_1.0, whole genome shotgun sequence genome:
- the LOC113766831 gene encoding pectinesterase 2-like: protein MAFPLAIFLFMTVFVSPALARNIPPPPSIKSWCAQTPYPQPCEYFLSQSPKYGYNYPIKGKFDFFKMSLNLALERAVHAQENTNNLGSKCRDEREKAAWEDCLELYESTIVRINKTVDPYTKCNAVDAQTWLSTALTNLETCKQGFIELGVADRLVPLMSNNVSCLISNTLSLNKVGYNEPSYKEGFPTWVTPGDRKLLQSSSPTPNAVVAQDGSGNFKTVAAAVAAAATRSGNGRYVIHVKAGTYKENVEIGTKLKNIMLVGDGIGKTIITGSSSVGGGTTTFKSATVAVVGDGFIARGITFRNTAGPQNHQAVALRSGSDLSVFYQCSFEGYQDTLYVHSQRQFYSECDVYGTVDYIFGNAAVVFQNCNLYSRNPPNKTNTITAQGRTDPNQNTGISIHNSRVTAASDLKPVQSSVKTYLGRPWQQYSRTVFMKTFLDGLIDPAGWLPWSGNFALDTLYYGEYANTGPGSSTAKRVNWKGYHVITSATEASKFTVGNFIAGNSWLPATNVPFASGL from the exons ATGGCATTCCCGTTGGCAATTTTTCTGTTCATGACTGTTTTTGTTTCTCCTGCCCTCGCTAGAAATATTCCTCCTCCGCCATCAATAAAATCATGGTGTGCACAAACCCCATATCCACAACCATGTGAATATTTCTTGTCGCAAAGCCCTAAATATGGCTATAACTATCCCATAAAAGGGAAGTTCGATTTTTTCAAGATGTCACTCAATCTTGCCTTAGAACGTGCCGTGCATGCCCAAGAAAACACCAATAACCTCGGCTCAAAATGTCGAGATGAGCGCGAAAAGGCCGCGTGGGAAGATTGTTTAGAGCTATATGAAAGCACCATTGTCAGGATTAACAAAACTGTTGATCCTTACACCAAGTGCAATGCAGTTGATGCACAAACTTGGCTCAGCACAGCACTCACCAATCTTGAGACCTGCAAACAAGGGTTCATTGAGCTTGGTGTTGCTGATCGTCTTGTGCCCTTGATGTCAAACAATGTTAGCTGTTTGATTAGTAACACATTATCCCTAAACAAAGTGGGATATAATGAGCCAAGTTATAAGGAGGGGTTCCCAACTTGGGTGACTCCGGGAGACAGGAAACTCTTGCAGTCTTCATCTCCAACACCGAATGCTGTGGTAGCACAAGATGGTTCGGGCAACTTTAAGACGGTTGCAGCAGCTGTAGCTGCTGCAGCGACACGATCGGGTAATGGAAGGTATGTGATACACGTAAAGGCTGGAACGTATAAGGAAAATGTGGAGATTGGAACTAAGTTGAAGAATATCATGTTGGTTGGTGATGGTATTGGAAAAACCATTATCACGGGAAGCAGTAGCGTTGGCGGTGGTACCACCACTTTCAAGTCTGCAACCGTTG CGGTTGTTGGTGATGGATTCATTGCTCGAGGAATTACATTTAGGAACACAGCCGGACCTCAAAATCACCAAGCAGTAGCTCTTCGATCTGGTTCCGATCTCTCTGTCTTCTACCAGTGCAGCTTTGAAGGCTATCAAGACACCCTTTACGTCCACTCGCAAAGACAATTTTACAGCGAATGCGATGTTTATGGAACTGTTGACTACATATTCGGAAATGCTGCTGTCGTTTTCCAGAATTGCAATCTTTATTCAAGAAATCCTCCGAACAAGACAAACACTATCACAGCACAAGGTAGAACCGATCCCAACCAAAACACTGGAATATCTATCCACAATTCCAGAGTTACAGCTGCTTCGGATTTGAAGCCAGTGCAGAGCTCAGTCAAGACATATCTTGGAAGGCCATGGCAACAATATTCAAGAACGGTGTTTATGAAAACATTTCTTGATGGTCTAATTGATCCAGCTGGTTGGCTGCCCTGGAGTGGTAATTTTGCTCTGGATACCTTATACTACGGAGAATATGCTAATACAGGGCCTGGCTCGTCAACTGCAAAGAGGGTAAATTGGAAGGGGTATCACGTGATAACTAGTGCAACAGAGGCTTCTAAATTCACAGTCGGAAACTTCATTGCTGGCAATTCTTGGTTGCCGGCCACCAATGTGCCTTTCGCTTCTGGtctctaa
- the LOC113766603 gene encoding putative disease resistance protein RGA3 yields MADAVLGSTTQVLVQTAINLASEQIGQFVGFKKDLQKLKDTLTEIQAFLSDAEKKQVTENFVKLWLENLERVAFDAENLLDDFNYEMIRRKVEIRNQMKRKVCFFFSVSNPIAFRCKMANKIQKISMDLKRINEQARNFSLQSQTAPALSPPSEARFIKNRETDSATVDVSFVGRDSDVSAIVTQLTAMNNNETISVLPIVGMGGIGKTTLARKVFNDPNIEKHFEKRMWVCVSEDFNANRLFGMILQSLQGREPEAKDREARVKKLKELLDGKNYLLVLDDVWNKESTLWNDFLGSLKGTSQAKGSWILLTTRDQQVATITRISSPQDYSLERLSDDRCWFILKENAFGTGNVPGGLKDIGLKIAQKCRGLALAASVLGGMLRNKEINKWHQILDTGLQNIGEDRDGSIIKILKLSFDHLPYPALKKCFAYCSIFPQDFELERNQLIQLWAAEGFLHSDPRKNMCMEEVGNDYFTILLESNLFQDVEKDGYGNVLNCKMHDLVHDMVQSISECRTLRSKEPTEADFRGQSFRYLAIERSDREEKLPFPLNRSFRYITTLVLVENRSIDDGLIIFLACLRVLNIASSNAKELPKSIGKLSHLRYLDSSDTLMETLPDSLCKLYNLQTLRVRDCRLLTKFPNNFKNLVNLRHFDFFHKDKSNDLTPLEIGQLHSLRTLPFFNIGKDAGGQIGEFKKSQWKF; encoded by the coding sequence ATGGCGGATGCAGTGCTTGGTTCCACTACACAAGTTCTAGTGCAGACGGCAATAAACTTGGCTTCCGAACAAATTGGCCAGTTTGTTGGCTTCAAGAAAGATTTGCAGAAACTGAAAGATACGTTGACTGAAATCCAGGCTTTCCTTAGTGACGCAGAGAAAAAACAGGTGACTGAAAATTTCGTGAAGCTTTGGCTGGAGAATCTTGAACGTGTGGCTTTCGATGCTGAAAATTTGCTGGATGACTTCAACTATGAAATGATTCGACGCAAAGTTGAGATCCGAAACCAAATGAAGAGGAAGGTATGCTTCTTCTTCTCAGTCTCCAATCCCATTGCATTTCGTTGCAAAATGGCCAACAAAATTCAGAAAATCAGCATGGATTTGAAAAGAATCAATGAACAAGCAAGGAACTTTAGCCTCCAGTCACAGACTGCACCTGCTCTTTCTCCTCCCAGTGAAGCACGATTTATAAAGAACAGAGAGACTGACTCTGCCACTGTTGATGTGAGTTTTGTTGGAAGGGATAGTGATGTTTCAGCAATAGTAACACAATTGACTGCCATGAATAATAATGAAACTATCTCTGTTCTCCCTATAGTAGGGATGGGCGGGATCGGGAAGACCACCTTGGCTCGAAAAGTTTTTAATGACCCAAATATTGAAAAACATTTTGAGAAGAGAATGTGGGTGTGTGTTTCAGAGGATTTCAATGCCAATAGGTTATTTGGAATGATTCTACAATCACTGCAAGGTCGAGAGCCTGAAGCTAAGGATAGGGAAGCCAGAGTCAAGAAGCTTAAGGAATTATTGGATGGTAAAAATTACCTATTGGTCTTGGATGACGTGTGGAATAAGGAGTCCACGCTATGGAATGATTTTCTTGGGTCTTTGAAAGGTACTAGCCAAGCCAAGGGGAGCTGGATTCTTCTGACCACTCGTGATCaacaagtggcaaccatcacGAGAATTTCTTCTCCTCAAGATTATTCCTTGGAACGATTATCAGATGATCGATGTTGGTTCATTCTCAAAGAAAATGCATTTGGCACAGGGAATGTGCCGGGTGGGCTGAAAGATATAGGCTTGAAGATTGCGCAAAAATGCAGAGGCTTAGCATTGGCTGCAAGTGTTCTTGGCGGTATGTTGCGCAAcaaggaaataaataaatggcATCAAATTTTAGATACTGGGCTTCAAAATATAGGTGAAGATAGAGATGGTTCCATCATTAAAATTTTGAAGTTAAGCTTTGATCATCTTCCATATCCAGCTCTTAAAAAGTGTTTTGCATATTGTTCAATTTTCCCCCAGGATTTTGAATTGGAAAGGAATCAACTAATCCAACTTTGGGCTGCAGAAGGATTTCTTCATTCAGATCCAAGAAAAAATATGTGTATGGAGGAAGTTGGTAATgattattttaccattttgttGGAGAGTAACTTGTTTCAGGATGTAGAAAAGGATGGTTATGGGAATGTATTGAACTGCAAAATGCATGATCTTGTGCATGATATGGTGCAATCCATTTCCGAATGTAGAACTTTAAGGTCGAAAGAGCCAACAGAAGCTGATTTTCGTGGCCAGAGTTTTCGGTATCTTGCAATTGAGAGAAGTGATAGAGAAGAAAAACTGCCATTTCCACTGAATCGGAGTTTCAGGTACATAACAACATTAGTTTTAGTGGAGAACAGATCAATTGATGATGGTTTGATCATCTTTTTGGCTTGCTTGCGAGTGCTAAACATAGCTTCATCAAATGCGAAGGAGCTTCCTAAATCAATTGGCAAGTTGTCTCATTTAAGGTATCTCGATTCATCAGATACTCTAATGGAAACTTTGCCGGACTCTCTTTGTAAACTTTACAATCTGCAGACATTAAGAGTTCGAGATTGTAGATTATTGACAAAGTTTCCAAACAATTTCAAGAATTTGGTGAATCTGAGGCACTTTGACTTTTTCCACAAGGATAAATCAAATGATCTAACGCCTCTTGAGATTGGACAATTGCATTCTCTCCGAACATTGCCATTTTTCAATATTGGTAAAGATGCGGGTGGACAAATTGGGGAGTTTAAAAAATCTCAGTGGAAGTTTTGA